A window of Candidatus Neomarinimicrobiota bacterium contains these coding sequences:
- a CDS encoding CBS domain-containing protein: TVNPEMGIVNLAQFFQKEHYRRLPVVENGKLVGQVSRRDVLKALQ, encoded by the coding sequence TGACTGTAAATCCTGAAATGGGAATTGTTAACTTGGCTCAATTTTTTCAAAAAGAACACTATAGAAGGCTTCCAGTAGTTGAGAATGGAAAACTTGTTGGACAGGTTAGTCGAAGGGATGTTTTAAAAGCACTACAATAA